A genome region from Pseudanabaena sp. Chao 1811 includes the following:
- a CDS encoding NAD(P)H-quinone oxidoreductase subunit F: MILETAWLLPCYGLLGAGITLPWSLRLVRRSGPRPAAYLNILMTVLALVHSCWLLTSIWGEPAQQVEFSWFQAFDLNLVFSFDISTISVGASILIATMSLISQVYGLGSLETDWAIARFCALIGFFEAAITGIAFSDSLFFSYALLEMLTLSTYLLVGFWYAQPLVVTAARDAFWTKRVGDLFLLMGVVALSNLTGSLNFSDLKEWAANPQTIAYFSEHQQFGTLLGLALIAGPLGKCAQFPLHLWLDEAMEGPNPASILRNSVVVGAGAYVLIKFQPVLSLFPVAAEVSVIIGAITAIGASLVAIAQIDLKRALSHSTSGYLGLVFIAVGMQQPDLALGLLFSHGISKSLLFLSSGAVMMTTMTQDLTEMGGLKTRMPATLVAFIVGSLSLVALLPFGGFWTLLRWEETFWNSDPWLIAIALLVNCITAFGLIRIFALVFLGPTQQKTRRAPEVAWQVALPLVGLTIITLLVPILLPSWEFINIDLDTVDIWGTTILSASGLLGFGVGAYIYIKPYYSTVSSVAMPPKLVRSAWKVVQDLLAYDLYVQAIYKYTVVLIVGGGSKLLAWVDRYLVDGSVNFLGFASIFSGESLKYTVTGRLQQYVLTILIGLILIGFAAFYGLN, translated from the coding sequence ATGATCCTAGAAACAGCTTGGCTACTTCCTTGCTATGGTTTGCTGGGCGCAGGAATCACCCTACCTTGGTCACTGAGGTTAGTGCGGCGCTCTGGTCCACGTCCTGCGGCTTACCTAAATATATTGATGACTGTACTAGCCTTAGTGCATAGTTGTTGGCTACTGACATCGATCTGGGGCGAACCAGCTCAACAGGTTGAGTTTAGTTGGTTTCAAGCCTTTGATTTAAATCTTGTTTTTTCCTTTGATATTTCTACAATTAGTGTGGGCGCATCGATACTGATCGCTACCATGAGCTTAATTTCACAGGTCTATGGACTAGGCTCTCTGGAAACTGATTGGGCGATCGCGAGATTTTGCGCCTTAATTGGTTTCTTTGAGGCAGCGATTACAGGAATTGCCTTTAGTGACTCGCTCTTTTTTAGTTATGCTTTGCTGGAAATGCTCACCCTGTCCACCTATTTACTAGTGGGTTTCTGGTACGCACAACCCCTCGTAGTCACGGCAGCCCGTGATGCTTTCTGGACAAAACGGGTCGGTGATCTATTCCTATTAATGGGTGTGGTGGCACTGTCTAACTTAACTGGCAGCTTGAATTTCTCGGATTTAAAAGAATGGGCGGCTAATCCACAAACGATCGCCTATTTCTCAGAACATCAACAATTTGGCACTTTATTAGGACTAGCCCTAATCGCGGGTCCCCTTGGTAAATGCGCCCAGTTCCCTTTACACCTCTGGCTCGATGAGGCAATGGAGGGACCCAACCCCGCTTCGATTTTGCGAAACTCGGTGGTTGTGGGGGCAGGAGCCTATGTACTGATTAAGTTTCAGCCAGTTTTATCACTGTTCCCTGTGGCAGCCGAAGTTTCGGTGATTATTGGGGCAATTACAGCAATCGGTGCAAGTTTAGTAGCGATCGCCCAAATCGACCTCAAACGTGCCCTGTCCCACTCCACTAGTGGCTATTTAGGTTTAGTCTTCATCGCTGTGGGGATGCAACAACCTGATCTCGCCTTAGGATTGCTCTTTAGTCATGGCATCAGCAAGTCTTTGCTATTCCTCAGTTCTGGCGCAGTGATGATGACGACAATGACGCAGGATCTTACGGAAATGGGCGGACTGAAAACGCGAATGCCCGCTACTTTAGTTGCCTTTATCGTTGGTTCCCTTAGTCTGGTTGCCCTATTGCCTTTTGGCGGATTTTGGACACTTCTCCGATGGGAAGAAACTTTTTGGAATAGTGACCCTTGGCTAATTGCGATCGCTTTATTAGTTAACTGCATTACTGCCTTTGGATTAATCCGAATTTTTGCACTGGTCTTCTTAGGACCTACACAGCAGAAAACCCGACGTGCACCCGAAGTCGCTTGGCAGGTAGCACTTCCCCTAGTAGGACTGACGATTATTACACTGCTTGTGCCAATTCTCCTGCCATCTTGGGAATTTATAAATATTGACTTAGATACAGTGGATATCTGGGGTACAACCATATTGTCAGCGTCAGGATTGCTTGGCTTTGGTGTGGGTGCATATATCTATATCAAGCCCTACTATTCAACCGTAAGTTCTGTTGCCATGCCTCCTAAGTTGGTTCGCAGTGCATGGAAAGTTGTGCAGGATTTACTTGCCTATGACCTATATGTACAAGCGATCTACAAATATACGGTGGTCTTAATCGTCGGTGGTGGTTCCAAACTTCTAGCTTGGGTCGATCGCTATTTAGTTGATGGTTCCGTTAACTTTTTGGGCTTTGCCTCAATCTTTAGCGGTGAGAGCCTGAAATATACAGTTACAGGCAGATTACAGCAATACGTTTTAACAATCTTAATCGGTCTAATTCTGATTGGTTTCGCCGCCTTCTATGGCTTAAATTAA
- the patD gene encoding heterocyst frequency control protein PatD: MTQDYLYLIHSLQHQLEILQGLIAPQLDPAPAIAKDWLRSHREIQAFFQTKIINTDLEVTPPNLSLQVEIDKQLKMLGVDLSMLQTARNPATWQKRHQQASDRFVLLKKYCQMHSS; encoded by the coding sequence TTGACCCAAGATTATTTATATTTAATTCATTCCTTGCAACACCAGTTGGAAATATTACAAGGACTGATCGCCCCACAATTAGATCCTGCACCTGCGATCGCCAAAGACTGGTTGCGATCGCATCGTGAAATCCAAGCTTTTTTTCAAACCAAAATTATCAATACTGATTTAGAGGTCACGCCGCCCAATTTATCTTTGCAAGTAGAAATTGATAAACAGCTAAAAATGTTGGGTGTGGACTTAAGCATGTTACAAACCGCTCGTAATCCTGCTACTTGGCAAAAGCGACATCAACAGGCTAGCGATCGATTCGTCTTGCTTAAAAAATACTGTCAAATGCACTCAAGTTAA
- a CDS encoding DUF4139 domain-containing protein, with protein sequence MSIAKLNSKIDKVKVYAEGSTVTRLARLTDIPWQSGGIGEDIEVEIVGLPLAIDDASVRVRIEAEPSNQAIANNIIVTDVRVGLSVPPPAEIPFSSLETEIQTAKAEVAHLKDLQGAISLEMTILQELYVPDRPIGEEGKTPPPSPTGARLALANFKDEQKKLRFQEKRELQEKLRKAQEHLADLQQKQFLASNANVAKEHELRKTIIARLHIGDSQTAALPSPDSLQMVVEYFINGARWTPTYVCCLNSATNTAAIAVRALIAQRTGEDWNGVQIELSTATPTGWCELPELPSLRLGRSQTLPSKKAWRNPPKGAELLFEDYDRQKQNLDNDRVIEWIDLAGDPLKIPTVNQLTDIPKFPFFQRIVTDLGSWEEQYSSESTEVSTAYSPIPVNSDFGIQEEVLQSTFSKSAPTSEKMAVRSRPVPSMVRSLDAPSSMIPPQADEYRGRGFMPPPEPLFDPSNDIKNYGLMRLADPSNTRQRGKLRIPDTRTLYLESLQRWQMTVNFEIATVLQTALASTFCNPVLPRFGSSNIRKEVGNFDFVYLGTGRIDVPADGQYHSVALLQENAEIDIRYIVVPREDTNVFRIAQLRNPLQAPLLSGLADIYVDTQYILSTTIATVPPKGQMELALGVEQSIKVARNTSFKEVRSGMSLVAFNELRHSIHIAIANRMSRDAKIEVRERIPIPQPDAKVDVNITQVTPEWEKYEQQERNAPIKGGYRWRLNVPAGEERELIADYTIKIFVDNELVNGNRREE encoded by the coding sequence ATGTCAATTGCCAAGCTTAACTCCAAGATCGATAAGGTCAAAGTCTATGCAGAAGGCTCAACGGTGACACGCTTGGCAAGACTGACTGACATCCCGTGGCAAAGTGGAGGCATCGGCGAAGATATCGAAGTCGAGATTGTTGGCTTACCCCTTGCGATCGATGATGCCAGTGTCAGGGTACGGATTGAGGCTGAACCGAGCAATCAGGCGATCGCTAATAACATTATTGTTACCGATGTCAGAGTGGGCTTGAGTGTCCCGCCTCCCGCTGAAATTCCATTTTCATCTCTAGAAACAGAAATCCAAACCGCCAAGGCTGAAGTTGCTCACCTAAAGGATTTGCAAGGTGCAATTAGTCTAGAGATGACCATTTTGCAAGAGTTGTATGTCCCCGATCGCCCCATTGGTGAAGAAGGCAAAACACCACCACCATCGCCAACAGGGGCAAGACTAGCGCTAGCAAATTTTAAGGATGAGCAGAAGAAACTTCGCTTCCAAGAAAAGCGGGAACTTCAAGAAAAGTTACGCAAGGCTCAGGAACACCTCGCTGACTTACAACAGAAACAATTCCTTGCCTCCAATGCTAATGTTGCTAAGGAACATGAACTTCGCAAAACCATTATTGCGCGTCTCCATATTGGCGATAGCCAAACCGCAGCACTACCCTCCCCTGATAGTCTGCAAATGGTTGTGGAATATTTTATCAATGGCGCAAGATGGACACCTACCTATGTTTGCTGCCTCAATAGTGCTACTAATACTGCCGCGATCGCTGTACGAGCCTTGATTGCTCAGCGCACAGGCGAGGATTGGAATGGCGTGCAGATCGAACTTTCTACGGCAACCCCGACAGGTTGGTGCGAGTTGCCCGAATTGCCTTCTTTACGCTTAGGGCGATCGCAAACATTGCCGAGTAAAAAGGCTTGGCGCAATCCCCCTAAAGGTGCAGAACTTCTCTTTGAAGACTACGATCGCCAAAAACAGAATTTAGATAACGATCGTGTCATTGAGTGGATTGATCTAGCTGGCGACCCCTTAAAGATCCCGACTGTCAATCAATTAACTGATATACCTAAATTTCCATTTTTTCAACGCATAGTCACTGATTTAGGAAGTTGGGAAGAGCAATATTCTTCTGAATCAACTGAGGTCTCCACAGCTTATAGTCCTATACCAGTGAATAGTGATTTTGGTATACAGGAAGAAGTACTTCAAAGTACTTTTAGTAAGTCTGCACCAACTTCGGAAAAGATGGCAGTGCGCTCTCGTCCAGTTCCATCGATGGTTAGAAGTTTAGATGCTCCGTCATCAATGATACCTCCTCAAGCGGATGAATATCGAGGTAGAGGATTTATGCCTCCGCCCGAACCACTTTTCGATCCCAGTAATGATATCAAAAATTATGGATTAATGCGTTTAGCTGATCCTAGCAATACTAGACAACGCGGAAAATTAAGGATTCCTGATACTAGGACGCTCTATTTAGAATCTCTTCAGCGTTGGCAGATGACGGTTAATTTTGAGATTGCGACAGTCTTGCAAACGGCTTTAGCTAGTACTTTTTGCAATCCAGTCCTCCCGCGTTTTGGCTCAAGTAATATTCGCAAGGAAGTTGGTAATTTTGACTTTGTTTATCTGGGGACTGGACGGATTGATGTGCCAGCCGATGGTCAGTATCATTCCGTTGCTCTATTACAAGAGAATGCCGAAATTGATATTCGCTATATCGTTGTACCGCGAGAAGATACTAATGTCTTCCGAATTGCTCAACTTCGCAATCCTCTGCAAGCACCCTTGCTGTCAGGACTTGCCGATATCTATGTGGATACACAATATATTCTCTCCACCACGATCGCGACAGTACCACCCAAGGGACAAATGGAATTAGCGTTGGGTGTAGAGCAATCAATCAAAGTTGCTCGTAATACCTCTTTCAAAGAAGTGCGATCGGGCATGAGTCTCGTTGCTTTTAATGAACTGCGTCACAGTATTCATATTGCGATCGCCAATCGGATGAGTCGAGATGCCAAAATTGAAGTCCGCGAAAGGATACCTATCCCGCAACCTGATGCAAAGGTCGATGTAAATATTACCCAAGTAACTCCCGAATGGGAAAAATACGAACAGCAAGAACGGAATGCGCCGATTAAAGGTGGCTATCGCTGGCGGCTTAATGTTCCCGCAGGTGAAGAAAGGGAATTGATCGCTGATTACACCATCAAGATATTTGTGGACAATGAGTTAGTTAATGGTAATCGGAGAGAGGAATAG
- a CDS encoding mucoidy inhibitor MuiA family protein yields MQSTEIQTLDLDAPVTTVTLLEDRAQVQRIGKAQLTAGLWRVTVDRVAPVISDKSLRAQFTGVFNARVNDVRVRRRILIKESDRTGLIEDLKKEWRSQYDQYQILTEDRQYLEEQFEQIGMILARALQELPIDAAWGQVDPMAWRSQLQPIFQRLRDIRSEILNTYHAQTQLQDAIARLVKRIQSEASPDTIYIARVEADLVIAQTGEYELAFDYIVPNALWRPYHQAQLQMGDNSQLTFRTDGCVWQNTGEDWLNVDLVFSTARASLGTEPPLLADDLLNIREKSKKIAVEMRDQTVKTTGLGAGARASDTVDLPSVDDGGEVRSIRATRKANIPSNGRPYRVPLFQFQSSAKIGHILMPELALQVVLKSEQTNNSNLPILAGPVDLVRSTEYVGRTTISFIAPQEKFALGWGTDAMMRVQRTTSQKRDKNHLTQWNTITNSINIFLSNIGDEVRKIAMTERVPVSELEKVKVEVVQDETSDRLQPDANGFCNWHLQLPPYSQAKVTLVYKVAAAPDVEGL; encoded by the coding sequence ATGCAATCAACGGAAATTCAAACCTTAGACCTCGATGCTCCTGTTACTACTGTCACCCTACTCGAAGATCGTGCCCAAGTACAACGCATTGGCAAAGCACAATTAACGGCAGGTTTGTGGCGAGTGACTGTCGATCGCGTTGCCCCTGTGATTTCCGATAAGTCCCTTCGTGCGCAATTTACAGGTGTTTTTAATGCAAGGGTCAACGATGTGCGCGTGCGTCGTCGTATATTAATCAAGGAGAGCGATCGCACAGGATTAATAGAGGATTTAAAAAAAGAATGGCGATCCCAATATGATCAGTACCAAATTCTCACCGAAGATCGGCAATATCTCGAAGAACAATTTGAGCAAATTGGCATGATCTTAGCTAGAGCCTTGCAGGAGTTGCCCATTGATGCGGCTTGGGGACAGGTCGATCCGATGGCTTGGCGATCTCAACTACAGCCCATTTTCCAGAGGCTTCGCGATATTCGTAGCGAAATCCTCAATACTTACCACGCGCAAACACAACTTCAAGATGCGATCGCTCGATTAGTCAAACGCATCCAATCTGAAGCAAGCCCTGACACAATTTATATTGCTCGTGTGGAGGCAGATTTAGTGATCGCGCAAACAGGTGAATATGAACTTGCCTTTGATTACATCGTTCCCAATGCTCTCTGGCGACCATACCACCAAGCCCAGTTACAAATGGGAGATAATTCACAATTAACCTTCCGTACCGATGGCTGTGTCTGGCAAAATACAGGCGAAGACTGGCTAAATGTGGATTTAGTCTTTTCCACTGCTCGCGCTTCCCTTGGCACAGAGCCACCTTTGCTAGCTGACGATCTGCTCAACATTCGGGAAAAATCAAAAAAGATTGCCGTAGAAATGCGCGATCAAACTGTCAAAACTACGGGTTTAGGAGCAGGAGCAAGGGCATCTGATACCGTCGATCTGCCATCGGTTGATGATGGCGGAGAAGTTCGCTCAATTCGGGCTACTCGTAAAGCCAATATTCCCTCCAATGGCAGACCATACCGTGTCCCCCTATTTCAATTTCAATCCTCTGCCAAAATTGGGCATATACTTATGCCCGAACTAGCGCTACAGGTTGTTCTTAAAAGTGAACAGACGAATAACTCCAACTTACCAATTTTGGCGGGTCCCGTCGATCTTGTGAGATCTACGGAATATGTCGGACGAACGACCATATCTTTTATCGCCCCACAAGAAAAATTTGCCCTTGGTTGGGGAACTGATGCGATGATGCGGGTTCAGCGTACTACATCTCAAAAACGGGATAAAAATCATCTTACTCAATGGAATACCATTACCAATAGCATCAATATTTTTCTCTCGAATATTGGTGATGAAGTCAGAAAAATCGCCATGACTGAACGGGTTCCTGTCTCGGAACTAGAGAAAGTCAAGGTTGAAGTCGTACAAGATGAAACTAGCGATCGCCTTCAGCCTGATGCTAATGGTTTCTGTAATTGGCATTTACAACTTCCTCCCTATTCCCAAGCCAAAGTCACCCTAGTCTATAAAGTAGCTGCTGCTCCTGATGTAGAAGGTTTATGA
- a CDS encoding tetratricopeptide repeat protein, with amino-acid sequence MRFITPTRLINGFGIFLLCNSFATIGFTKTPDLSSKIKMGGIPTTCHLQRLQAITNPVKQFQSFNRQLRRYQKTNQDHLVLQLVNGMDRKQFPELQVEELMQVAYHYLETKDSEKAVSVLNQAFQLLQTDLPSTSDSDLYRQAITYPYREKYYLLENLGMLFIELKQPELAEAALLQGLSIKQQKLNESPRDKVEYMVKIARELFALGKQEKAIALLDKSLEITQSLKKSNSGRDMQEWLTLLNNLSWEYRALGKVGKAEQLFAQSFDYANSFGNPLSKVWWLSIIAERTYLPPSELDSSDERQAKLKQIFGKILQTVRAHPTTEMTKFIAYVLAAEWLQFSGVESAMQIVNTVADPVERFKVVSPILENIRSDNVDKDIDLLVPLLQEVEAIARTIPSTTDRDRAWSVIANTYAKLGQSQTALQTIEQIQSVEQKQQTLIDVADNLARNLQPDLALSLVKNISNELVQQVVYDSIQAYLKNGKLETALSLKDRLSLTYRDFVLKDLAQAFAKSGDTTQALKLLQQITEARWRPESFILIVNQSLDVGDLEQALFFAQQMPQSLEPDISSKASLLEEIAIAYAESGQYDKSLQVSQSLPDRSISQLVTCAKGHAGK; translated from the coding sequence ATGCGATTCATCACACCAACTAGATTAATTAATGGATTCGGCATTTTTCTTTTATGCAATAGTTTTGCAACGATTGGTTTCACTAAAACTCCAGATCTATCAAGCAAAATTAAGATGGGAGGAATTCCTACTACTTGTCATTTACAAAGATTGCAAGCAATTACCAATCCTGTCAAACAGTTCCAGAGCTTTAATCGTCAATTAAGACGCTATCAAAAAACTAATCAAGATCACCTTGTGTTGCAGCTAGTTAATGGTATGGATAGGAAGCAATTTCCTGAATTGCAAGTAGAGGAATTAATGCAAGTTGCCTACCACTATCTAGAGACAAAGGATTCTGAAAAAGCCGTTTCTGTGCTTAATCAAGCATTTCAGTTACTCCAAACTGATTTGCCATCAACTAGCGATAGCGATCTATATAGACAGGCAATAACTTACCCTTATAGAGAGAAGTATTATCTTTTAGAAAATTTAGGAATGCTTTTTATCGAGTTAAAACAGCCAGAACTAGCAGAGGCAGCTCTTTTACAAGGACTAAGTATTAAACAACAAAAACTCAATGAATCGCCTAGAGACAAGGTTGAGTATATGGTGAAGATTGCCAGAGAATTGTTTGCCTTGGGCAAGCAAGAAAAGGCGATCGCCCTGTTAGATAAGAGCTTAGAAATCACCCAATCTCTCAAAAAAAGTAATAGCGGTAGAGATATGCAAGAATGGCTAACCTTACTGAACAATCTCAGTTGGGAATATCGCGCGTTGGGAAAAGTTGGCAAAGCTGAGCAATTATTTGCCCAAAGCTTTGACTATGCCAACTCCTTTGGTAACCCATTAAGTAAAGTCTGGTGGCTATCGATAATTGCCGAAAGAACTTACTTGCCTCCTTCTGAATTAGATTCTAGCGATGAACGTCAAGCTAAATTGAAGCAGATATTTGGCAAAATTTTACAGACTGTACGCGCGCATCCGACCACTGAGATGACTAAATTTATTGCCTATGTGTTAGCCGCAGAATGGTTGCAGTTTTCAGGGGTGGAATCGGCAATGCAGATAGTCAATACTGTTGCTGATCCAGTAGAACGATTTAAAGTTGTATCCCCCATTTTAGAGAATATTCGTAGCGACAATGTTGACAAAGACATCGATCTGCTTGTGCCGTTATTACAAGAAGTAGAAGCGATAGCGCGAACAATTCCCTCAACTACTGATCGCGATCGAGCTTGGAGTGTTATTGCTAATACCTATGCCAAGCTAGGTCAATCTCAAACAGCTTTACAGACGATTGAGCAGATCCAATCGGTGGAGCAGAAACAACAGACTTTGATTGATGTGGCAGATAACCTAGCCCGAAATCTCCAGCCAGATTTAGCGCTCAGTCTGGTCAAGAATATATCCAATGAGTTAGTGCAACAAGTTGTATATGACTCAATTCAGGCTTATCTCAAAAATGGAAAGCTTGAAACTGCCCTAAGTCTAAAAGATCGTTTATCCCTAACTTATCGAGATTTTGTCTTGAAAGATCTAGCCCAAGCTTTCGCTAAGTCTGGAGATACCACCCAAGCGCTGAAACTATTGCAACAAATCACCGAAGCTCGCTGGCGACCTGAGTCCTTTATTTTAATTGTCAATCAATCTCTTGATGTCGGCGATCTGGAGCAAGCCTTGTTTTTTGCTCAACAGATGCCTCAGTCTTTAGAACCAGATATTTCTTCCAAGGCTTCGTTATTAGAAGAAATTGCGATCGCTTATGCGGAATCAGGGCAATACGACAAATCTCTGCAAGTATCGCAATCTCTCCCAGATCGATCCATATCTCAACTAGTAACCTGTGCCAAGGGACATGCAGGAAAATAA